A window of the Halorussus pelagicus genome harbors these coding sequences:
- a CDS encoding Lrp/AsnC family transcriptional regulator, producing MTDVEIDDVDKAILHALQEDARNMSSGDIAERTGTSDSTVRKRIQRLESDGVIKGYSGSIDYQKSGYPLRMLLYCTASIPERGDIVPEILNIDGVVSVQELVTGEQNLLVTAVGETDSDITPVAQELLDMGLTVADEVLVRSHETTPFHKFNSETHTEDDS from the coding sequence ATGACTGACGTGGAGATCGACGATGTTGACAAAGCGATTCTGCATGCACTCCAAGAGGACGCTCGAAACATGTCGTCCGGAGACATCGCGGAGCGGACCGGTACCTCCGACAGTACTGTCCGCAAGCGCATTCAGCGTCTCGAATCCGACGGCGTAATCAAAGGATACAGCGGCAGCATCGACTATCAGAAATCAGGCTATCCGCTCCGAATGCTGCTTTACTGTACCGCTTCGATTCCCGAACGTGGTGATATCGTTCCCGAGATTCTGAACATCGATGGGGTGGTGTCAGTCCAGGAGTTGGTCACTGGTGAACAGAACCTCCTTGTCACTGCAGTGGGCGAGACGGACAGCGACATCACACCGGTCGCACAGGAACTTCTCGATATGGGACTTACCGTTGCCGACGAAGTCCTCGTTCGGAGCCACGAGACGACACCCTTCCACAAGTTCAATTCTGAGACCCATACAGAAGACGATTCCTAG